From the Deinococcus gobiensis I-0 genome, the window TTCGGGCGTCACGCGGATGGCGTAGGTGATGACCACCTCGCCCCCGGCGGGGATGGAGGCGACATTCCAGCGCAGCTGGCCGTCCGTGACCGCCGGGTCAGCGAAGGGCTGCCCGCCCAGGGTGGCCGTGCCCGGCAGGTACAGCAGACCGCGCGCGGGGGTATCGGTGATCACAGCGTCCACGACCGCCGTCGTGGCCGAGGCGTTGCGCACCCGCAGGGTGTAGGTCAGGCGGTCGCCGTAGGTCACGATCTGCGACGAGACGGTCTTGTCGATCAGGAGCTGCGCGCTCCAGACCGGCGTGGCGACGGCGTTGCTGGGCAGCGGCGTGGGCAGTTCGGTCGTCACGAGGTTGAAGACGTTGGTCAGGGCCTCACCGTCCACCGCGCGTGCGCTCACGGTCGCCTCGACTTTCAGGGTGCGCGACTCGCCCGGCGCCAGGGTGCCCAGCCGCCACTCGGCCACCTGGGCACCGGCCGCGCCGCTCAACGTGCCGCCGTCGGACGCGCCCTGGCCGTCCACGTGCGCGGGCAGCGGGTCGCTCACGACCACGCCGGTCAGGGGGCGGGCGAAGGGATTGCGCACCGTCAGCGTGTAGCTCAGGCGGTCGCCCACGGCCACCGTCGCGTCGGCCGCCAGGACCGCGCCGTCGGCCGAGGTCGCCACGACACTCTTGCGCAGCTCGGGCAGGCCGTTCTCGATGGCCGTCACGAGGTCGCGGGTGGTGTTGCTCGTGCCGCGCTCGCCCTGCACCGTGATCAGGGCGTCGAGGGCACCGGTCTGCGAGGGCGAGTAGCACACCCGGACCAGCGAGGTCTGGCCGGGGGCCAGCGGCAGGGGCTGGGTCAGGGGCGCGCCGCCGGGGCCGGAGAGGGTCGCCTGCGCCGCGCCCTGCGGGTAGGTGATGACCACGCGGAAGTTGTCACTCACGTCGCCCGTGTTCTGGACGGTGTGGTCGAAGCACACCTGCTGGCCGACCACCGCGAAGGGACGGGTCTGGGTGTCCTGCGCGGTGCCTTCCGGGGCCAGGGGCTGATCGAGCGGGCCGATGGCGACGCCCGGCAGGTAGCGGACGTCGGCCGTGGCGGTGCTGCTCGCACTCAGGGCGCGGCTCTGTACGGTCGCCGTGTTGGGAATGACCCGGCCCTCGGCGCTGGGGGTCGCCAGCATCCGGAAGCTCAGGTTCAGGGTCTCGGCGGGCGCGAGGCTGGAAGCGCGCACGCGCACGCCGCGCACCGGCTGGGTTTCCTGGGCGCTCCAGGCCACGCCGTCGGAGGTGTATTCCAGGGTCCCCCGGCTGGCCGAGGCGCTGCCGGCCACGAAGCTCAGGCCCTGCGCGAGCTGGTCGGCCAGCAGGTCGGTCAGGACCACCTCACGGCTGCTGCCCTGGCCCGCGTTTCCGGCGGTGACGTTCACGGTCGTCTCGGTGCCGGGGCGCACCAGGGCCGGGGTGAAGGTCTTGGTGACGTTCAGGACCGGCGGCGCGCCCACCCGCACGCGGCTCACGTTCGCGCTGCTCTGGCTGCCGCCGCACGACGCGACGAGGTTCACGAAGGCGTCGCCCTGGTCGCTGGGACCGGCGTCGGCGACCAGAAGCACGTCGGCGCTGGCGTCGGGCGCGAGGTCCACGCTGCTGATGAGCGGCTCGCCGCTGTCGAGCGCCCCGTTGCGGTTGAGGTCGGCGTACAGGGCCACGGCGGGGGCGAAGGCGCTGCCCTCCTCGCGGCGCGCGGCCAGGGGCAGCGTGGTCTGCGCGTTGCCCGCGTTGACCACCGTGTAACGGAACACGGCCCGCTCGCCCGGCAGCAGGTCGGCGCTCTGGCCGGGCGCCGCCACCGTGCCGCCGGGCGTGACACTGACGGCGCACACCGCCTGCACGGTCGTCGTGACGACGTTGCTGTCGCTGCGGGTATCGCCGCCGGGCGTCACCGCCTCGTAGGTCGCGGAGGCCTGGTTGTTGATGGCGGTGCCTGCGGGCGTCCCCGCCGCCAGGGCCGAGGTCACGCCGGCCAGCAGGCCAGTCAGCAAGGTGGTGTGCAGAGCGGGAAAGCGCGACATGGGATCTCCTTGAGGGGCGCGCTGGCCAGTCAGGAAACGCCGCGCGGGAATCGGGGAAGCACTCGGCAGTGCGGGAACAGTCAGCGGAAAGAAGGGTCCGGTGTTGGGGTGAAGAAGTCGGCCGGTCAGAAAAGCGTGCGGCGCCGGCCTGGAAAAGCCGGCGCACCTCGGAAAAAGGCTGCGGGAGGTGCGCCGGTGGGGCTCAGTTCACCGTGACGGTGAAGGTCAGTTCCATCGTGGAGTTGGCGGGCAGGGCGTCGGGCTGGTTGTCGCCGTTGACGTCCGCCGCGACGGCGATGACCGTGCCGGCCGCCGCGCCCGTGCTGGGGGCGGTCGTCGACCAGTTACCGTTGCCGACCTTGTAGATGACCTTGCTCACGGCCGCGTTGTTGACGGTCAGGCTGGCCGCCTGGAAGGTGGTGTTCGCCGGCACCGTGTCGTTCAGGGCGAAGCCCGAGACGGCCGTGTTGAAGTTGTTCTTGCCGATGATGCGGTAGACGATGTTCTTGGTGGGCAGCACCGTGGTGTTGCCGGCCGTGTAGCCGCTGGGGTTGTTGATGCCCTTCTGGGGGGTGGCCCCGGCCGCCGTCGTGCCGTCCTGGGTGAACTTGGCGACAACCACGTTCCCCACTGCGCCCACCTGGATGGCGTCGTTGAGGTCGGTCATGGTGATGGTGCTGTAGTTGCCCACCGCCTTCTGGCTGACCGTGTAGGTGCCCGCCGCCGTGCCGTCTGGCACCGTGATGACGGCGTAGACCTTGATCTCGCTGCCCGCAGCCACGACCGGGGTCACGAAGTTGCCCGCGCCGTTGGTGGGCAGGGCCGCGCCGGTCGAGTCGACGTAGGTGATGGTCGCGCCGGCCGGGAGGTTCGTCACGGTGGCCGACAGGGTGAAGCTGTCGTTGTAGGCGCCCATGTTGGCGACGTCCATCGGGAAGACGGCGACGTTGTCGGCCGCGTTGCCGGTGTTGATGTTGGTCGTGGTGTTCGCGCCGGGCACGACCTGCTGGACCGGGGCCGGGGTCGGCGCCGCGCCCAGCGTGCCGTCGGTGCTGTCACCGAACTGCGCGGCCGCCGAGTTGATGATGTCGGTGGAGGTCGCGTCGGCCTGAACGTCGGCGTCCTTGAGCGAGTCGGCGCCCACGATCACGCTGATGGGATCGATGCGCGAGGAGTCGTCGGGGTCGGGCAGGGTGACTTCGGTGCGGTAGATCACCGTGCCGCCGGCCGGGACCGTGACCGTGGGGTACAGGGCCCCCGGGGCCACCGGGATCGGCGCGCCGGTCGTCGGCCCGAGGAACCGGACCTGAACGCCGTTGGGCAGCGTGAACACGCCGGTCGAGGCGTTGTAGGTGGTGCCGGCCAGCAGCAGGCCGTCCGGGCCGGCGGGGAACAGCTGCACGGTGTCGCTCGTGGTCGTGCTGTTGTTCTTCAGGTCGTTGGTGAAGATGATGACGTCGGGCGTGCCGGCCTTGTCATTGGTCTGACCGGTCGTGGGGTCAGTCGAGGGGTTGTCGTTGTCGGCCTTGGGGTAGGCGACCTGACGGTTGCCCTGGGCGTCCACCACGATGGGCGTGCCGCCCGAGGTGGGGTCGCTCGGGTTGCTGGGGGTCGAGGGGTAGGCGGTCGTGACCGGGTTGGTGGGGTTGGGCTGGTTGGCCGTACCCGGCGTCACCGTCGGCACGCTGGCATTGCCCTGGGCCGGCGGGGTGGCGGTCGTCGTGCCGTCGGGGCCGACCGGGTTGGTCGGGTTGGCGATGTTGGGGCTGCCCACCAGGTTCGGCTGGAAGGTGGTGATCTTGACGAACTGGAGGTCCGCGCCCTGGGCCGGGGTGTTCACGACCGCGCCGGCGTTCACCGTCTGGTTTTCGTACAGGGTGCTGCCGGTGGGCACGCCGTTCTGGCCGGCGGCCGTGCCGGTCCCCGTGACCGAGGCCTCGGGCGAAGCGCCGTAGGTGGCGTTGGCCGGGGCACCGCTCGGCACCGTGAGCTGCTGGCTGAACTTGACGACGCCGCCGGCACCGGCGGGCAGCGCGATGGTGTAGCTGCCGTCGGCGTTGGGCGTCAGGGCCTTGCCGCTGGCGTCGAGGTACTTCACGTCGAGGCCCGTGGCGCTGCCGGTCGTGTTGGGACGCAGGGTCACGGTCAGGGCAGTGTTGCCGTTGTTGACGATGTCGTAGTCGGTGGTCACGACCTGGCCGGGAACCGCGCCCGTGACGACCTTGGGGGTGTTGGCCAGGGTGTTGCCGTCGGCCGTGCCGTCGTCGTAGACCACGTCGAAGCTCGGCAGCGCCAGCACGGTCGTGGAGACGGTGTTGGAGGCCGAGGTCGCGGCGGCGTTGGTGGTGGGGTCCGTGAACGACGCGGTCGCCTGGTTGGTGATGGCCACGCCGGCCTGGGTGTTGGTGGTGTTGGGCGTGGGGGCCGCCGCCGCCACACCGGCCGCCAGGGCCACCATCAGGGAGATGAACTTCGTGCTTCCTTTCATATTTCCTCCTTGCTCATGGCCCTGTCCGGGCCGGGCAACTGCTCCACCTACATCAGCGCAACGTCTTGAACAAAACCCTGACTCGGCCACCTACCCCTTCGGGCACCCTGCTGTACGGATTCGGCCTGCGTTCCGGCCCGGGCTGGGCAGCGCGCGGCGATGCACGGCGCTGTATGCAGGGGACCGTCCGGCTGTGGACTGAACTTCCGGTGAGAGACCTGAGGCGGGGGGCGGGCGGGTTTCACCGGACACGAAGCCCGCGAAACTTTGGATAACTTAAGATTCACACTCTTACGTCATACTTACTGAGTAGTAGGCAAGATTGCCGTCTGCAATCCGGCTCCCGGACCCGGCCCTCCGGATGGAGGAAAGAGCGGCCAGCACGGTGCCCAGCCCCTCCCGGACGGGTAAGATTTTTCTTGATCCGGACTCCCTTTACCCCCACCGGGGGGCACCCCTTCCCCCCGTCCGGTCCCCCGAGCCGGCGGTTCTTCCCTCTGGCCCGCCGCCTTCTCCGGAGCCCGCACTGGGCGCGGTTTATCTGTCCGTTCCTTACAAATGCCGCCTGCCCGAGACGCCATGCTGGGGGCCGGAGGCAAGACATGGCGCGGATCACGCGGTACAGCAAGTTCGAGGGCGAGCTCGACCAGCTCGATTCCTCGGAACTCATGCAGATGATTCAGGAGGCGCTGCTGGGTCAGGGCATGAACGACCCCTACGACCCCGACCCCAACGCGCGCCCCAGCATGGACGACCTGTTCGACGCCATTCTGGAGGCGCTGGCCGAACGCGGCATGATCCCCGAAGAGCAGCTGCTCGAGGCGATGCAGGCCGACGACGTGCGCGAGACGGCGCTCGGGCAGCAGATCGAGCGCCTGATGGACAAGCTCCAGCAGGACGGCTTCATCCGCAAGGAGTTCGGCGACGAGGACGGCCAGGGCGGCGCGGGGCAGGGCGGCGAGGCCACCTTTCAGCTCACCGACAAGAGCATCGATTTCCTGGGCTACAAGAGCCTGCGCGACCTGATGGGCGGCCTGGGCCGCAGCAGCGCGGGCGCGCACGACACCCGCGAGTACGCTTCGGGCATCGAGATGACCGGCGAACTCAAGAACTACGAATTCGGCGACACCATGAACCTCGACACGACCGCCACGCTGGGCAACGTGATCTCCAAGGGCTTCGACCAGCTCGAGGAGTCCGACCTCGTGATCCGGCAGGCCGAGTACAACTCCTCGGCGGCGACGGTCGTGCTGCTCGACTGCTCGCACTCGATGATCCTGTACGGCGAGGACCGTTTTACCCCCGCCAAGCAGGTGGCGCTGGCCCTGGCCCACCTCATCCGCACGCAATACCCCGGCGACACGGTGAAGTTCGTGCTGTTCCACGACTCAGCCGAGGAAGTGCCGGTGGGCAAGCTGGCGCAGGCGCAGATCGGGCCGTACCACACCAACACGGCCGGTGGCCTGCGGCTCGCGCAGCAGCTCCTGAAGCGCGAGAACAAGGACATGAAGCAGATCGTGATGATCACCGACGGCAAGCCCTCGGCCCTCACGCTGCCCGACGGCCGCATCTACAAGAACGCCTACGGCCTGGACCCCTACGTGCTGGGGGCCACCCTGCGCGAGGTCGCCAACTGCCGGCGCAGCGGCATCCAGATCAACACGTTCATGCTGGCGCGCGACCCGGAACTCGTGGGGTTCGTGCGCCGGGTCAGCGAGATGACGCGGGGCAAGGCCTACTTCACGACCCCGCAGAACATCGGGCAGTACGTGTTGCAGGACTTCATGACCAACAAGACCAAACTGGTGAACTGAGGCGGCCATGAACCGGCGGGGCTCCCCATCCGGGGAGCCCCGCCTTCAGTCGCCGCTCAGAGGGGGCCGGCGGGGCGGCGGCGCAGTTCGTCGCGGATTTCGGCGAGCAGTTTTTCTTCGGCAGTCGGCTCGGGGACGGCGGGGGCCGGGGCCGGTTTCCTGAACCGCTCGTTGATCAGGTTCATGGGGCGCACCACGAACACGTACACGACCAGGGCCGTCAGCAGAAAGGCGATCAGGGCCGTGACGAAGCTGCCCCAGTCGAACACCACGCCCTCGACCGTGAAACGGCCCGCGACCTCGCCCCGGCCTCCGGTCGCCAGCTTGATGAGTGGGGTCAGGAAGGCGTTGGTGAAGGCCGTGACGACGCTCCCGAACGAGGCCCCGATCACCACACCGACGGCCAGGTCCACGACGTTTCCACGCACGACGAAATCCCGGAATCCACTGAGCATGGTCCGATCTTCGCACTGCGTCTGACCCGGAACGATCCCGAATCCGGCCGGAATCTAGACAGGGAGACATTTGTCACATCGGCATGAAAAGGCCTGCGCCGCCGGCCGGGCCGGCGGCCCCGCAGTGTTAGCCTCTGGACCATGAAACTGAGTGACTACCGGGTCAGGGGCAAGCGCGCGCGGCTCGCGGACTGGGACACCCGTGAGGACGGCGGGCTGAGCAAGGAAGAGGCGCAGCCCCTGCTGGCCGAACTCCAGGAGGAGCTGGCCTCCTGGCAGGAGCGTCTGTACGCCGAGGGCAAACAGTCGCTGCTGGTGGTCTTGCAGGCGCGCGACGCCGGGGGCAAGGACGGCACGGTGAAAAAGGTCATCGGGGCCTTCAACCCGAACGGGGTGCGGGTATCGAACTTCAAGGTCCCCACGCCCGAGGAGAAGGCCCACGATTTCCTGTGGCGTGTGCATGCCCAGGTGCCGCGCGCGGGCATGATCGGCGTGTTCAACCGCAGCCACTACGAGGACGTGCTCGTGCCCCTGGTCCACGGCGAGATGGACGAGGAAGCGGCCGAGGAGCGCCTGAAGGACATCCGGCATTTCGAGGCGCTGCTGGGGCGCGGCGGCACCCGCGTCGTGAAGTTCTACCTGCATGTCAGTCCCGACGAGCAGAAAGAACGTCTCCAGGCGCGGCTCGACGACCCCAGCAAGCACTGGAAGTTCAACCCCGGCGACCTCGCCGAGCGGGCGCTGTGGGACGGCTACACGGACGCCTACGAGGCGTGCCTGGCGACGAGTACCGACGCCGCGCCCTGGTACGTGGTGCCCGCCGACCGCAAGTGGTTCCGCGACCTGCTCGTCAGCCGGGTGCTGCTGCACACCCTCAAGGACATGGACCCGCAGTACCCGGCCGTGAACTTCGATCCCCGCGCCATCGCCATCGAGTAAAGGCGGGGGCTGGCCCGCGTCCGGCCCCTCCCCCGCCCCGTCGTCAGGTTGCCCTGCTCAGTCGTCGGCGGCCTGACCGGTCTTGCGCGGCACCGCCGGGTTCTCGACGAACTCGGTGGGGTCGTACAGGTCGAAGCCGATGCCCTTCTCGTAGTCCTGGATCTTGACGTGCAGGCGCCTGACGTCGCCCTCGACCATGCCGTAGTCGAAGGTGTCCCAGATGGCGGTGGTCCCGAAGTTCCCGCCCTCGAAGGTCGGCACCTCGCGCGTCTTGCGGATGCCCTCTTCGAGCGCCTTGCGGCTCTCGATGCCGAGGTTGCGGAAGGCCACCTGCATCACGTCGCGCGAGAAGTCGCGCGGGCCGTAGATGCCGGCGCGGTACACCGTCTCGTAGAACTTCTGCCAGTCGGGAATGAGCGTCGCGGCGGGCATCGAGAACTGCCCGATGACGTTCTTGACGGCGTCGAGCGTCTGCTCGGGGTAGTAATAGAGGTACATCCGCACGCCTTCGAGAAAGAAGTTGTAGTGCGCCGCCTCGTCCACCGCGATGGTCTGGGCGACCTTGGCGAGCACCGGGTCGCTCACGCCCGCGAGGTGCGGCCGGTCACTCTTGCCCTGGGCGATCTTCATCATGTTCAGGTAGTTGAGCTGGGTGGCCCGCTCCTGGAACACGGTGTACACGAGGTTGTGGATGGCGTCCGGAAAGGGCAGTTCCCAGGTCTGGGCGCGCAGGCGCTCCTTGTACTCCTCAATCCAGGCGGGGCTACGCTGACCGCTGAACAGCACGGCGTTTTCCCAGGCGTCGGCGTGCTTTTCCTCCTCGCTGCCCCAGCGCAGCTGGAAGTGGCTGCGGCCGTGCGAACGCCGCACGAGGTGCACGAGGTTGGAGGTGAAGTCGGGCGCGTACTGCTCGACCGCGAAAAAGCCCTGGAGGACCGTGATCAGTTCGGGCGGCAGGTTCTTGTTCATGCCGCGCCAGTCGAAGGACTGGTCGGCGTTCCAGTTGCGCGTTTCCTGGCTGCGGGCGGTGTACCAGCGGTACAGGCCCAGGAACCCGCGTTCGATCAGGCGGTCTTTTTCACGGTTGCTCAGCAACCCGGCAGGCGTCTGGGGACGCTCGTTCAACATGTTGGGAGGCAGGATGTCGGCCATGCACGTAACTCCTTCGCCGTCCGGCGCTCAGGATTGTGGACGGTACGGCACCCAGCTTAAACCCTCTTGTTGAGAACCGTTCCCGACTGGGACAGGGTGCAACTTCACCCCCCGTCAGCCGGAGGTCAGGAGGCGGGCACGAGACGCAGCAGCGCGATTTCGGGTTCGCAGAGGTTGCGCAGGGGCAGGCCGCTCAGCCCCAGGCCCCGGCTCACGTAGCCCGGCGTGCCGTGCGCCCCCGTGACCCAGCCCATCGCGTAGCGCTGGCCGTAGCGGCTGGGCACCACCGGCGCGCCGACCAGCGGCAGCCGCACCTGCCCGCCGTGCGTATGTCCCGACAGCGCCAGCCCCACGCCGGGCGGCAGCTCGGGCAACAGGTCGGGGTTGTGGCTGACGAGCAGCGTCGCCCGCGTGCCCGCTCCGGCCAGGGTGGCGGCCGCGTCGGGCTGCCCGTTCCAGAAGTCGTCCACGCCCGAGACCCACAGGTCGGCGCGCACGGCGCGCCCCGCGTTGCGCAGCACCGTCACCCCGGCCGCCGCGAGGCCGCCTCCAGCCGCCCGCGCCGCTCGGCCCAGTCGGGCTGCCGGACGCCGGAATGCCGGTCGTACCCGAAACTGCCGTAGTCGTGGTTGCCCCACACCGCGTAGGTGCCCAGCGGAGCGCGCAGCCGCGCCAGCTCGGCCAGTAGGTCGGCGGAGGCCGCGTGCGCCCGGCGGTCGAACTGGTCGCCGCCCAGCAGGATCAGGTCGGGGCGCAGGGCCAGCGTCGCTTCCACCCAGGCGCGCACGCTGCCCACGCCGATATACGGCCCGTAATGCAGGTCGGTCAGGAAGGCGGCCGTCAGCGGGGCGCGCAGCCCCCCCAGGGCGCGGGTGTGCCGCGTGACCCCGAACCGGTAGGCCTGCGCCGCGCCCGCGCTGCCCAGGAACGCCACGGCCGCGCCGCCGCCCAGCAGGCTCCGGGTCAGGCCGCGCAGGACGCGCCGCCGCGCAGGATCGGGGGGAGCCGGAATTCGCATGCCGCGCAGGGTAGAGGACGGGGCCGCTCTCCATCGTCATCCGGAAGGGGGAAGGCCGCGCCGCCGCCCCGTGACACACTGCCGTTTGTCCCCGGCCCCTAGACTGACCGCGTGAATCCGAACGACGCCTCTTTCCCCGCCGACCCGGACATTCTGGTCATTGACGTGCTGGACGAGGACGCGGGCCTCGCGGACGTGGAGGACAGCCGGGGCCGCACCTATCAGGTCCCGGCCGAGTGGCTGCCCGGCGCGGCGGACGGCGCGGCCTACCGCGTACAGACCGGCCCCGGCGGCGTGACCTTTACCCCCGACCCGGACGGCGCGCGGGCGCTGCGCGAGCGCAGCAAGCAGACGCTGCTGGACTTCTCCGACGAGCCCGGCGCATGAGCCGCCAGGTCGTGGTGCTCCCGGACCTGCACGGGCGGGCCGACCTGCTCGCGGCGGCGGTGGCGCGTTACCCCGAGGCGCACTTCCTGTCGCTGGGCGACGCCATCGACCGGGGACGGCAGAACATGGAGACGGTCGCGGGGCTGCTGCGCCTGCGGGCCGAGGGCCGCGCCACCCTGCTCATGGGCAACCACGAGCGCATGGCCCAGGAAGGCCCCCACTGGTACCGCGAGTACCTGGGCACCCATGACCTGGGGGCCTACCGCCGCGCGATGGAGGGCTTCCAGAGCTGGATGCGTGCGGGCGGCGACACGGTGCGCCAGGAACTCGGCGGACTGACGCTGGAACAGTTCCCGGCCCTGCTGGACGAGTACCTCGCCGACCTGGGGCGCGTGGTGTACGTGACCGGTGACGGCCAGATCCACAGCGAGGCCCCGCCCGCCGACGTGCCCAGCGTGCTGGTCGCCCACGCCGCGCCGCCGGTCGCGCACGAGCAGCACCGCAACCCGCTGTCGGCGGCGCTGTGGCTGCGGCCCTTCGAGGGGCCCTTTCCCCTGCCCCCCGGCGTGGTCTACAGCCTGCACGGCCATACCCCGGTGCGCACCCCCACCCGCCTGAACCGCCACCTGTACGTGGACCTGGGCGCCTACGAGACCGGCCGCCTCGCCCTGGTCGAGATCGGCAACCCGCGCAACCTCCCCGAGATCACCGTGCTGTGCGGGCGCGGCAGCCCCGAACTCGCGCAGCGCTACCCCCGCTTCGGCGAGCCGGTGCCGGTGCATCCGGTCGAACTGGTGCCCTCGGCGGCGGCCCCGGCCCCGGTGCCCCCCCGGCTCGGGCGGCCATAGGCGCGGAGCAGGCCCCACCTTTGGATGACGCGCGGGGGCCTCCGGGTTCCTAGGCTCGGGGGGACGGGGGAAAGATGAGACCCTTCCATCTTTCTTCTCTATCTGACCTTTAGGATGTGCCCTGTGACCGACCCGACCCCCCACGCTGCCCCGACCCCGGCCGCCCGCCCGGACCCTCTGCGGCTTATTCCCCCGCCCAGCCGCCACCCGCTGACCCCGGTGCTGCTGGGGCTGATGTTCCTGTCGCTGATCCCGGCCCTGATCCTGGCCTTTCAGCGGGTGGGCTACGAGCAGGCGCAGAAGACGGCGGCGCTGGTCATGGACTACCCGGCGCTGGTGGCGCAGGCCAAACGCTACGGCCAGGACCCGCAGGCCCTGCTCGACCGCTACAAGGCGCTGGGCGTCAACGGCGTGGCCCTCTACGAGGACGTGATCGGCAGCCTGGAGCAGCGCGGCGCGATCTATATCCGCGCCGGGTCGGACCTCACGGCCGAGAATCCGGGCCTGGGCCTCAAGCCCGGCAGCGTGTACATGCGCTCGCTGGAGCCGGGCGTGGCCGAGGCGCTGCCCGCCCAGTACACCATTCCCACCCGCACGGTGACCGTCAAGGGCCAGCAGTGGATCGAGTGGCCCACCGACCCGCGCTTCCTGCCTGCCGGGCCGGACCAGAGCCTGCTCGCGCGGCTCAAGAGCCAGAACCTGACGCTGGTCTACCGCCCCTACGCCGACGACGCCGTGAAGAACGTGGGCGCCAACTGGCCCGACGTGCCCTTCATCGCCTTCACCGGCGACGAGGTGATCGGGGCGCGCACGCCCGAACTGCTCGCGCAGGTCAGCGAGCGCATGGGCAAGCGCATTCCGGCCATCATCGAGTCGAACCCGCAGCGCGGCCTGGACGACCTGGTGGCCGCGCACGGCGGCGCGCGCATGTTCGCGCTGAACCCCTCGTGGCAAAACCGCCTCGCGCCGCTGGACGTGGCGAGCAAGTACAACCTCGCCGCCCGCGAGCGCGGCATGCGCCTGATGTACCTGCGCCCCTACCCCACCATCAACGAGACCGAGGACATGCTGCGGCGCACCTCGGAACTGCTGCGGGCCTCGGGCGTGCGCGTGACCCAGCCGCAGATCACCTACTTCGAGCCGAGCACGCTGCTGCGCGCCCTGAGCATCGTCGGGCCGCTGGCCGCGCTGCTGCTGCTGGGCCTGAGCTTCCCGCTGCGCCGCCTGGGGCTGGCCGCCGCCGGCCTGAGCCTGCTGGTGGCCTTCGGCATGAACAAGTTCAGTCCCTTCGCGGGCGCGGCGCTCGTCGCGGCCGTGACCTTCCCGGCACTGGGGATGGTGCTGCGCCGCTCGCGGGTCAGCGACTGGTTCGTGGCGACGGGCCTGAGCCTGATGGGCGTGCTGTTCGTCTCGGCGCTGGGGGCCACCCACGACAGCACCCTGGGCCTGGACCCCTTCCGGGGCGTGGGCCTGACGCTGGTCCTGCCACTGGCCCTGGTCGCCGCGAGCTTCCTGCCGCGCCAGGACCTGCGCAAGACCGCGCACGACCTCTACAGCACGCCCATCCGCCTGGGCGACATCGCGGTGATGGGCCTGGGGCTGGCGGTGTTCGCGCTGGTGTTCCTGCGCCGGGGCAACACGACGAGCGGCGCGAGCGTCAGCGACACCGAGGCCGACATCCGCCGGGGGCTGCAAGACAGCATCATCCGCCCGCGCTTCAAGGAGATGGCCGCGCATCCCATCGGCCTGATCGGCCTGAGCGGCGTGCTGCCGGGCTACTTCAGCGCGCTGCTGGTGCTGGGCGGCGTGGTCGGGCAGGCCAGCATCCTGAACACCTTCTCGCACTTCCACACGCCGCTGCTCATCAGCGCGGCGCGCGCCTTCATCGGGCTGGGCGTGGGCCTGGTCGCCGGCCTGGTGCTGATTCAGGTCATCAAGCTGGCGCTGCGCCTGTGGAACACCTACGGCCGTCCCCCCGCCCAGGGCGCCGAGGTGCGCGCGTGAGCCGGGTGGCGGTCAGCGGTTACTACGGCTTCGGCAACACCGGCGACGAGGCCATCGCCCTGGCGATCAGCCGAGAGCTGCGCGCCCAGGGGCACGCGCCGCTGCTGCTGTCGAATACCCCCGCCGAGACCGCCCGGCTGTACGGCTGCGAAAGTGCGGCGCGCATGAAGCCGGCCGCGCTGCTGGGCGCGCTGCTGCGCTCGCAGGTGCTGCTCTCGGGGGGCGGCGGACTGCTTCAGGACAAGACGAGCGCCCGCAGCATGGCCTACTACCTGGGCGTCATCTCGCTGGCGCGGCGCCTGGGCAAACGGGTGGTCATCTTCAACCAGAGCATCGGGCCGCTGAGCGAGGAGGGCGGGGCGAAGGTGGCCCGCGCCCTGCGGGGCCTGCGCGTGGTGGTGCGTGACCGGGGCA encodes:
- a CDS encoding DUF11 domain-containing protein — protein: MSRFPALHTTLLTGLLAGVTSALAAGTPAGTAINNQASATYEAVTPGGDTRSDSNVVTTTVQAVCAVSVTPGGTVAAPGQSADLLPGERAVFRYTVVNAGNAQTTLPLAARREEGSAFAPAVALYADLNRNGALDSGEPLISSVDLAPDASADVLLVADAGPSDQGDAFVNLVASCGGSQSSANVSRVRVGAPPVLNVTKTFTPALVRPGTETTVNVTAGNAGQGSSREVVLTDLLADQLAQGLSFVAGSASASRGTLEYTSDGVAWSAQETQPVRGVRVRASSLAPAETLNLSFRMLATPSAEGRVIPNTATVQSRALSASSTATADVRYLPGVAIGPLDQPLAPEGTAQDTQTRPFAVVGQQVCFDHTVQNTGDVSDNFRVVITYPQGAAQATLSGPGGAPLTQPLPLAPGQTSLVRVCYSPSQTGALDALITVQGERGTSNTTRDLVTAIENGLPELRKSVVATSADGAVLAADATVAVGDRLSYTLTVRNPFARPLTGVVVSDPLPAHVDGQGASDGGTLSGAAGAQVAEWRLGTLAPGESRTLKVEATVSARAVDGEALTNVFNLVTTELPTPLPSNAVATPVWSAQLLIDKTVSSQIVTYGDRLTYTLRVRNASATTAVVDAVITDTPARGLLYLPGTATLGGQPFADPAVTDGQLRWNVASIPAGGEVVITYAIRVTPEAATELDNVVQVVGTGAGGVARAIASNQAKATVRLDPLKFAPVSDLLGMVYVDRNRNGRYDAGVDTPIERARIVLAGGRLALTDAAGRYHFSNVAFGTQALRLDPSTVPYPALAVPADGGLSGTRTVQVRGLTSVDFPLAPLGGEVGALRRTSLQVGDLRLDKVVTAVSGGYVVELTLSTPRDLPEFRLEDPLPGGAVLKEGSNTLSTTLGAGETKLTYRFDWTGEARAATTDPAVSWRY
- a CDS encoding beta strand repeat-containing protein translates to MKGSTKFISLMVALAAGVAAAAPTPNTTNTQAGVAITNQATASFTDPTTNAAATSASNTVSTTVLALPSFDVVYDDGTADGNTLANTPKVVTGAVPGQVVTTDYDIVNNGNTALTVTLRPNTTGSATGLDVKYLDASGKALTPNADGSYTIALPAGAGGVVKFSQQLTVPSGAPANATYGASPEASVTGTGTAAGQNGVPTGSTLYENQTVNAGAVVNTPAQGADLQFVKITTFQPNLVGSPNIANPTNPVGPDGTTTATPPAQGNASVPTVTPGTANQPNPTNPVTTAYPSTPSNPSDPTSGGTPIVVDAQGNRQVAYPKADNDNPSTDPTTGQTNDKAGTPDVIIFTNDLKNNSTTTSDTVQLFPAGPDGLLLAGTTYNASTGVFTLPNGVQVRFLGPTTGAPIPVAPGALYPTVTVPAGGTVIYRTEVTLPDPDDSSRIDPISVIVGADSLKDADVQADATSTDIINSAAAQFGDSTDGTLGAAPTPAPVQQVVPGANTTTNINTGNAADNVAVFPMDVANMGAYNDSFTLSATVTNLPAGATITYVDSTGAALPTNGAGNFVTPVVAAGSEIKVYAVITVPDGTAAGTYTVSQKAVGNYSTITMTDLNDAIQVGAVGNVVVAKFTQDGTTAAGATPQKGINNPSGYTAGNTTVLPTKNIVYRIIGKNNFNTAVSGFALNDTVPANTTFQAASLTVNNAAVSKVIYKVGNGNWSTTAPSTGAAAGTVIAVAADVNGDNQPDALPANSTMELTFTVTVN
- a CDS encoding vWA domain-containing protein translates to MARITRYSKFEGELDQLDSSELMQMIQEALLGQGMNDPYDPDPNARPSMDDLFDAILEALAERGMIPEEQLLEAMQADDVRETALGQQIERLMDKLQQDGFIRKEFGDEDGQGGAGQGGEATFQLTDKSIDFLGYKSLRDLMGGLGRSSAGAHDTREYASGIEMTGELKNYEFGDTMNLDTTATLGNVISKGFDQLEESDLVIRQAEYNSSAATVVLLDCSHSMILYGEDRFTPAKQVALALAHLIRTQYPGDTVKFVLFHDSAEEVPVGKLAQAQIGPYHTNTAGGLRLAQQLLKRENKDMKQIVMITDGKPSALTLPDGRIYKNAYGLDPYVLGATLREVANCRRSGIQINTFMLARDPELVGFVRRVSEMTRGKAYFTTPQNIGQYVLQDFMTNKTKLVN
- the mscL gene encoding large conductance mechanosensitive channel protein MscL, which produces MLSGFRDFVVRGNVVDLAVGVVIGASFGSVVTAFTNAFLTPLIKLATGGRGEVAGRFTVEGVVFDWGSFVTALIAFLLTALVVYVFVVRPMNLINERFRKPAPAPAVPEPTAEEKLLAEIRDELRRRPAGPL